The proteins below are encoded in one region of Paralysiella testudinis:
- the radA gene encoding DNA repair protein RadA, producing MAKSKTQYQCSECGGTTPKWQGKCPHCGEWNTLVEAAALPEPASGRFQSWAAEAGQVQSLAQVSATEVPRNPTGMSELDRVLGGGLVDGAVILLGGDPGIGKSTLLLQTVALMAQNRRVLYVSGEESAQQVALRAQRLGLASEGVNLLAEIRMEAIAAVLKQHQPAVVVIDSIQTMYADAITSAPGSVSQVRECAAQLTRMAKQLGIAIILVGHVTKDGAIAGPRVLEHMVDTVLYFEGDQHSNYRMIRAMKNRFGAANELGVFAMTDKGLKGVANPSAIFLSSYRDDVPGSCVLVTQEGSRPLLVEIQALVDDAHGFAPKRLTVGLAQDRLAMLLAVLNRHAGIACFDQDVFLNAVGGVKITEPAADLAVILAMLSSHRNRPLPQKMVAFGEIGLSGEVRPVTRGQERLKEAEKLGFTHAIVPQANLPRHAADFPKLKITGVSSLQQAVDACREG from the coding sequence ATGGCCAAAAGCAAAACCCAATACCAGTGCAGTGAATGCGGCGGCACCACGCCCAAGTGGCAAGGTAAATGTCCGCATTGCGGCGAATGGAATACATTGGTGGAAGCGGCGGCGCTGCCTGAGCCTGCCAGTGGGCGTTTTCAATCGTGGGCGGCAGAGGCCGGGCAGGTGCAGAGCTTGGCGCAAGTAAGCGCCACCGAGGTGCCGCGCAACCCCACCGGCATGAGTGAGCTGGATCGGGTATTGGGCGGCGGCTTGGTGGATGGTGCGGTGATTTTGCTTGGCGGCGACCCCGGCATTGGCAAGTCTACTTTATTGCTGCAAACCGTGGCGCTGATGGCGCAAAACCGCCGTGTGCTGTATGTGTCGGGCGAGGAATCGGCACAGCAAGTGGCTTTGCGCGCGCAACGGCTGGGGCTGGCTTCCGAGGGCGTTAATCTGCTGGCGGAAATCCGCATGGAAGCGATTGCGGCGGTTTTAAAACAGCATCAGCCGGCGGTGGTGGTGATTGATTCCATCCAAACCATGTATGCCGACGCGATTACGTCGGCGCCCGGCTCGGTATCGCAAGTGCGTGAATGCGCGGCACAGCTCACGCGCATGGCCAAGCAATTGGGCATTGCCATTATTTTGGTGGGGCATGTTACCAAAGACGGCGCCATTGCCGGCCCGCGCGTGCTGGAGCATATGGTGGACACGGTGCTGTATTTCGAGGGCGACCAACACTCCAACTACCGCATGATTCGGGCGATGAAAAACCGCTTTGGTGCCGCCAACGAGCTGGGCGTGTTTGCGATGACCGACAAAGGCTTAAAAGGCGTGGCCAATCCGTCGGCGATTTTTTTGTCCAGCTACCGTGACGACGTGCCCGGCTCGTGCGTGCTGGTAACCCAAGAAGGCTCGCGCCCTTTGCTGGTGGAAATTCAGGCGCTGGTGGACGATGCCCACGGCTTTGCCCCCAAACGCCTCACCGTGGGGCTGGCACAAGACCGGCTGGCGATGTTGCTGGCGGTGCTCAACCGCCATGCCGGCATTGCCTGCTTCGACCAAGATGTGTTTTTAAATGCCGTGGGCGGGGTGAAAATCACCGAACCGGCGGCCGATTTGGCGGTGATACTGGCCATGCTGTCGAGCCACCGCAACCGCCCGCTGCCTCAAAAAATGGTGGCCTTCGGCGAAATCGGCCTGTCCGGTGAAGTGCGCCCGGTAACGCGCGGACAAGAACGCTTAAAAGAAGCGGAGAAGCTCGGTTTTACCCACGCCATCGTGCCGCAAGCCAACCTGCCGCGCCACGCTGCCGATTTTCCCAAGCTGAAAATCACTGGTGTGTCGTCTTTGCAGCAGGCGGTGGATGCGTGCCGGGAAGGTTGA